One segment of Rosa chinensis cultivar Old Blush chromosome 6, RchiOBHm-V2, whole genome shotgun sequence DNA contains the following:
- the LOC112173060 gene encoding adenine phosphoribosyltransferase 1, whose translation MMLLRTTVSIRLWSNSLASSPSFITSTTSPTVAATPFKTKSHSPLVAFPNYRSTLASPRCTVSDSDSLKFQEMAAEDAQDHRLAKIASAIRVIPDFPKPGIMFQDITTLLLDTQAFKDTIDLFVERYKDKEISVVAGIEARGFIFGPPIALAIGAKFVPMRKPNKLPGKVISEEYSLEYGTDTMEMHVGAVEAGERALIIDDLIATGGTLGAAIRLLERVGVKVVECACVIALPELKGRERLGDNPLFVLVNAPGA comes from the exons ATGATGCTGCTGCGCACCACCGTCTCAATTCGTCTCTGGTCAAACTCGTTGGCTTCCTCGCCATCCTTCATCACCAGCACCACCTCTCCCACTGTCGCAGCAACTCCGTTTAAAACCAAATCTCATTCTCCCTTAGTTGCATTCCCAAATTACCGGTCCACCCTCGCTTCTCCTCGCTGCACCG TGAGTGATAGTGACTCTCTGAAATTTCAAGAGATGGCCGCCGAAGACGCTCAAGATCATCGCCTAGCGAAAATTGCCTCTGCAATCAGAGTCATACCCGACTTTCCCAAGCCAG GGATTATGTTCCAAGATATTACTACCTTACTTCTGGATACCCAGGCTTTCAAGGATACCATTGATTTGTTTGTTGAGAGGTACAAAGACAAAGAAATCTCTGTTGTTGCAG GTATTGAAGCTAGAGGTTTTATTTTTGGCCCTCCTATTGCATTGGCCATTGGGGCTAAATTTGTACCTATGAGAAAGCCGAATAAGTTGCCTG GGAAGGTTATTTCTGAAGAGTACTCTTTGGAGTATGGAACAGACACGATGGAAATGCATGTGGGAGCTGTAGAAGCAGGAGAACGTGCCTTGATCATTGATGATCTCATTGCAACTGGAGGAACTTTGGGTGCTGCAATCAGGCTACTTG AACGTGTTGGGGTGAAGGTGGTTGAGTGTGCCTGTGTAATTGCACTGCCAGAGCTAAAG GGTCGGGAACGATTGGGAGACAATCCGTTATTTGTTCTTGTCAATGCACCTGGAGCATGA
- the LOC112172545 gene encoding zinc finger protein ZAT10: protein MALEALNSPTAAGQGFHYDEPKLQYSEPWTKRKRSKRPRSVEQTQVSEEEYLALCLIMLARGGHSGGPITAAASHRSQSPVPSVSPVIEQATSAPAKENQLLSYKCSVCDKSFPSYQALGGHKASHRKGSSAVTGGEGPSTSSTTTTTSAATVSNASGRSHECSICHKSFPTGQALGGHKRCHYEGGATATRSAATTSAVTTSEGVGSTTHTVSQSHQHREAFDLNLPAFPEPLSRNFFLSGDDEVESPHPTKKPRLFMTPKVEISLN, encoded by the coding sequence ATGGCCCTCGAAGCTCTTAACTCTCCGACTGCCGCCGGCCAAGGCTTCCACTACGACGAGCCCAAGCTCCAGTACTCGGAGCCATGGACCAAGCGCAAGCGCTCCAAGCGTCCACGAAGCGTAGAGCAGACTCAAGTCTCTGAGGAGGAGTATCTCGCTCTCTGCCTCATCATGCTCGCTCGCGGTGGTCACAGCGGAGGACCCATCACCGCCGCCGCTTCACACCGCAGTCAGTCTCCGGTTCCAAGTGTTTCTCCTGTCATTGAACAGGCCACGTCAGCACCGGCCAAGGAGAATCAGCTGCTCAGTTACAAGTGCTCTGTTTGTGACAAGTCTTTTCCCTCGTACCAGGCTCTGGGTGGACACAAGGCCAGCCACAGGAAGGGCTCTTCCGCCGTCACCGGAGGCGAAGGACCCTCCACGtcatccaccaccaccaccacatccGCCGCCACCGTCTCCAACGCCTCCGGTAGGTCCCACGAGTGCTCCATCTGCCACAAGTCTTTCCCCACCGGCCAGGCCTTGGGCGGACACAAGCGGTGCCACTACGAGGGCGGCGCCACCGCCACCAGGTCCGCCGCAACCACCAGCGCCGTGACCACCTCGGAGGGAGTGGGGTCTACCACTCACACCGTCAGCCAGAGCCACCAACACCGCGAAGCGTTTGATCTGAACTTACCGGCCTTCCCGGAGCCGTTGTCAAGGAATTTCTTCCTCTCCGGCGACGACGAGGTGGAGAGCCCACATCCGACGAAGAAGCCCCGTCTATTCATGACCCCTAAAGTTGAGATATCACTCAATTAG
- the LOC112168915 gene encoding LOB domain-containing protein 39: MSCNGCRVLRKGCSETCILRSCLRLIDCPESQGNATLFLAKFFGRSDLLSFISAVPENQRPALFQSLLFEACGRTVNPVSGAVGLLSSGNWHVCHAAVQAVLSGGVLRPLPAISTPKLEESSVTFDRGACGIQDLHYTSVPSMFYDDVERSQPLDVALSLKPNLAAAAAGGRGRARGRSCAIERSMRDTVSFNSEDSIMTTSAGGGDSNGDRKLLNLFV, encoded by the exons ATGAGCTGCAATGGTTGCCGAGTCCTCCGAAAGGGGTGCAGTGAGACATGCATACTGAGGTCGTGCCTCCGTTTGATCGATTGTCCCGAATCCCAAGGCAACGCCACCTTGTTCCTCGCCAAGTTTTTCGGCCGCAGCGATCTCTTGTCCTTCATCTCCGCCGTGCCTGAAAATCAACGCCCTG CTCTTTTTCAGTCTCTGCTTTTCGAAGCATGCGGCCGTACGGTGAATCCGGTGAGCGGAGCGGTGGGGCTTCTGTCAAGCGGGAACTGGCACGTGTGCCACGCGGCGGTCCAGGCGGTGTTATCCGGCGGCGTTTTAAGGCCGTTACCGGCGATTTCGACGCCAAAGCTGGAAGAATCCTCCGTCACTTTCGATAGAGGCGCATGCGGAATACAAGACCTCCACTACACATCCGTACCGTCCATGTTCTACGACGACGTGGAACGTAGCCAGCCGTTGGATGTGGCGCTGTCGCTGAAGCCGAATCTCGCGGCCGCGGCGGCCGGTGGAAGAGGACGAGCGAGGGGGAGGAGTTGCGCGATCGAGCGATCAATGAGAGATACGGTGTCGTTTAATTCCGAAGATTCGATCATGACTACGAGCGCCGGCGGTGGTGATTCGAACGGCGATCGCAAGCTTCTGAATCTTTTTGTTTGA
- the LOC112169027 gene encoding transcription factor RSL2 isoform X2, with amino-acid sequence MGFSDDSQPPKELQLKRMHDAAAEKSNTKDASESNPKKKPRLSKDKTKKSNARSKKGQKANSDLKVKDEDESNTGVDRQSSSSYNSSEDDNASQETNGAGEISDPKSSSALNLNGKTRANRGSATDPQSLYARKRRERINERLRVLQNLVPNGTKVDISTMLEEAVHYVKFLQLQIKLLSSDDMWMYAPIAYNGMDIGLDLHKMSPLL; translated from the exons ATGGGCTTTTCAGATGACAGTCAACCACCAAAGGAACTGCAACTCAAGAGGATGCATGATGCGGCGGCAGAGAAATCCAACACTAAAGATGCATCTGAGAGTAATCCAAAGAAGAAACCCCGTTTGTCGAAAGAT AAAACTAAGAAGAGCAATGCGAGGTCAAAGAAGGGCCAAAAGGCTAACTCAGATCTGAAGGTGAAAGATGAAGACGAGAGTAACACAGGAGTGGACAGACAGAGCTCTAGCTCTTATAACAGCTCTGAGGATGACAATGCTTCTCAAGAAACCAATGGGGCAGGAGAAATTTCAGACCCCAAATCATCATCAGCCCTTAACTTGAATGGCAAGACAAGAGCCAATAGAGGGTCTGCTACTGATCCCCAGAGTCTCTATGCTAGG AAACGAAGGGAGAGAATCAACGAGCGATTGAGAGTCTTGCAGAATCTTGTCCCTAATGGAACAAAGGTTGACATCAGCACAATGCTGGAAGAGGCAGTCCATTATGTCAAGTTTTTACAGCTCCAGATCAAG CTTTTGAGCTCCGATGACATGTGGATGTATGCTCCTATTGCTTATAACGGAATGGATATCGGTCTCGACCTGCATAAGATGTCTCCACTTCTATGA
- the LOC112169027 gene encoding transcription factor RSL2 isoform X1, with amino-acid sequence MESLGVFAEGDQWECFSRLFSNEDQELDFTPHFLGQEGSFPFQHNEGFNFETPTTLFPNPEAGDEMGLNRFNQSFFHSLDSLSSNMHYLPQENNSGYSASSGIFTAILNPENYYFGGNSCHTPMSNDISTSVDVSMTGNTESNFGSFIPSFSDIGMEGAVCNTEYSGSGRMGFSDDSQPPKELQLKRMHDAAAEKSNTKDASESNPKKKPRLSKDKTKKSNARSKKGQKANSDLKVKDEDESNTGVDRQSSSSYNSSEDDNASQETNGAGEISDPKSSSALNLNGKTRANRGSATDPQSLYARKRRERINERLRVLQNLVPNGTKVDISTMLEEAVHYVKFLQLQIKLLSSDDMWMYAPIAYNGMDIGLDLHKMSPLL; translated from the exons ATGGAGTCTCTTGGTGTTTTTGCTGAGGGAGATCAATGGGAGTGCTTCAGCAGATTGTTCTCTAACGAAGATCAAGAGCTAGATTTCACACCGCATTTTCTTGGTCAGGAAGGTTCATTTCCTTTCCAACACAATGAGGGATTCAATTTTGAAACCCCAACCACCCTTTTCCCCAATCCTGAAGCTGGTGATGAAATGGGATTGAACAGGTTCAATCAGAGCTTCTTTCATTCTTTAGACTCTCTCAGCTCTAATATGCACTATCTTCCTCAAGAAAATAATTCTGGTTATAGTGCTAGCAGTGGCATTTTTACTGCCATTCTGAACCCGGAGAATTACTACTTTGGTGGTAACTCTTGCCATACCCCAATGAGTAATGACATCTCTACATCCGTTGATGTTTCTATGACTGGTAATACTGAGAGCAATTTTGGGTCATTCATCCCCTCATTTAGTGACATTGGGATGGAAGGAGCTGTCTGTAACACTGAATATTCCGGCAGTGGCAGAATGGGCTTTTCAGATGACAGTCAACCACCAAAGGAACTGCAACTCAAGAGGATGCATGATGCGGCGGCAGAGAAATCCAACACTAAAGATGCATCTGAGAGTAATCCAAAGAAGAAACCCCGTTTGTCGAAAGAT AAAACTAAGAAGAGCAATGCGAGGTCAAAGAAGGGCCAAAAGGCTAACTCAGATCTGAAGGTGAAAGATGAAGACGAGAGTAACACAGGAGTGGACAGACAGAGCTCTAGCTCTTATAACAGCTCTGAGGATGACAATGCTTCTCAAGAAACCAATGGGGCAGGAGAAATTTCAGACCCCAAATCATCATCAGCCCTTAACTTGAATGGCAAGACAAGAGCCAATAGAGGGTCTGCTACTGATCCCCAGAGTCTCTATGCTAGG AAACGAAGGGAGAGAATCAACGAGCGATTGAGAGTCTTGCAGAATCTTGTCCCTAATGGAACAAAGGTTGACATCAGCACAATGCTGGAAGAGGCAGTCCATTATGTCAAGTTTTTACAGCTCCAGATCAAG CTTTTGAGCTCCGATGACATGTGGATGTATGCTCCTATTGCTTATAACGGAATGGATATCGGTCTCGACCTGCATAAGATGTCTCCACTTCTATGA
- the LOC112171813 gene encoding uncharacterized protein LOC112171813 — translation MSNHEPKAKRSKFIDLWFKRTNVESSSSNVVSEPSISSPNIDVETQPSIPKPQNNINALERDPVLRCAIWKYPVNERDSIRKTYALLGPFQPELEFPFTEQGSQQRRFQFSWFKDNPWLEYSIALDRAYCFPCFLFDTEDSQHTAFTVDGFKAWKRVCGGDNVLTKHVGGLNSPHHAAMQKWDLLRNPTKQIETIFQSKSSKDIEDNRLRLKASIESVRLLANQGAAFRGHDETENSLNAGYFREVIKSHY, via the coding sequence ATGTCAAATCATGAGCCAAAAGCGAAGCGATCAAAATTCATTGACTTATGGTTTAAAAGAACAAATGTTGAGTCTTCAAGTTCAAATGTGGTTTCTGAACCTTCCATATCCTCTCCAAATATTGATGTTGAAACCCAACCTTCCATTCCTAAACCACAAAATAATATCAACGCTCTTGAACGTGATCCTGTATTACGTTGTGCCATATGGAAATATCCAGTCAATGAGCGTGATAGTATTCGAAAAACCTATGCTTTATTGGGTCCATTTCAACCTGAGTTAGAATTTCCATTCACTGAACAAGGGAGTCAACAACGTAGATTTCAGTTTTCTTGGTTCAAGGACAATCCATGGCTTGAATATTCAATTGCTCTTGATAGGGCGTATTGCTTCCCTTGTTTTCTATTTGACACTGAAGATTCTCAGCATACAGCATTCACTGTTGATGGGTTTAAGGCTTGGAAGAGGGTTTGTGGTGGTGATAATGTGTTGACGAAGCATGTAGGAGGCCTTAATTCTCCCCATCATGCTGCAATGCAAAAATGGGATTTATTAAGAAATCCTACcaaacaaattgaaacaatttttcaatcaaaatCTAGTAAGGATATAGAGGACAATCGATTGAGGCTTAAGGCTTCAATAGAAAGTGTAAGATTGCTAGCTAATCAAGGAGCTGCTTTTAGAGGCCATGATGAAACTGAAAACTCATTGAATGCGGGATATTTTAGAGAAGTCATAAAATCTCACTACTag
- the LOC112171814 gene encoding uncharacterized protein LOC112171814, whose translation MSIEVERVVLGNAPGNAKYISPSIQKQLLNILGNKVRNKIREEVGDSKYCILVDEAVDISSKEQMAIILRFVDCQDEISKVLTMYNLQVRNMRGQGYDGASNMRAKRVPEIWQFFSTLSLIVNFVDSSAKRHSALKAVREEEIADLVACGQLQTGEAVAVLKAMRSFDFVFCLLLMHKLMKITEVLCQTLQRKSLDFVHVMKFVGRTKSFLQEMREEGWDDLVRNVETFCEKHDIDMHDMNARYKDGTDRRCQQRDFITVEHHYHIDVFNALVDFQLSELNRRFLDQTSELLILSSTLDPRDNFSNFKTEGACNLAKKYYPEDFVDSEMFALELECAYYEKDMRSDPKFQNLESISDLCRILICLVLTIPVSTATTERAFSAMNIIKNKLRNKMEDEFLGDCMVLHIEKEYAESIDNESVIKEFEACGTRTVRFS comes from the exons ATGAGTATTGAGGTTGAGAGAGTTGTTTTGGGAAATGCTCCCGGAAATGCCAAGTACATTAGTCCATCAATTCAAAAGCAACTTCTAAATATTCTTGGTAATAAAGTGAGGAACAAGATACGTGAAGAAGTTGGAGATTCCAAATATTGTATTCTTGTTGATGAAGCAGTAGATATATCTAGTAAGGAACAAATGGCCATTATTTTGAGGTTTGTTGATTGTCAAG ATGAGATTTCTAAAGTACTTACTATGTACAATCTTCAAGTGAGAAATATGCGTGGTCAAGGATATGATGGTGCTAGCAATATGAGAG CTAAAAGGGTGCCGGAGATTTGGCAATTTTTTTCAACTTTAAGTTTAATTGTGAATTTTGTTGATTCTTCTGCTAAGCGTCATTCTGCATTAAAAGCTGTGAGAGAGGAAGAAATTGCAGATTTGGTAGCTTGTGGCCAACTTCAAACAG GAGAAGCTGTGGCTGTTCTTAAAGCTATGAGgtcttttgattttgtgttctgcTTGCTTCTAATGCACAAATTGATGAAAATTACTGAAGTTCTTTGTCAGACATTGCAACGAAAATCTCTTGACTTCGTACATGTTATGAAGTTTGTTGGACGTACAAAATCATTTCTTCAAGAGATGAGAGAAGAAGGCTGGGATGACTTGGTAAGAAATGTTGAAACTTTTTGTGAAAAACATGATATTGATATGCATGATATGAATGCTCGTTATAAGGATGGTACAGATCGTCGTTGCCAACAAAGAGATTTCATTACAGTTGAGCATCATTACCATATAGATGTCTTCAATGCTTTAGTTGATTTTCAGTTGAGTGAGTTGAATAGAAGATTCTTAGACCAAACATCTGAACTTCTTATACTTAGTTCAACCTTGGATCCTCGTGATAACTTCAGTAATTTTAAAACTGAAGGTGCATGCAATCTTGCAAAGAAGTATTATCCTGAAGATTTTGTTGATAGTGAAATGTTTGCTCTAGAATTAGAGTGTGCATATTATGAGAAGGATATGCGTAGTGATCCAAAGTTCCAGAATTTGGAATCCATTTCTGATTTGTGCAGAAT ATTGATTTGTCTAGTTTTGACTATTCCTGTTTCTACGGCGACCACTGAAAGGGCATTTTCAGCTATGAACATCATTAAGAATAAACTTAGAAACAAGATGGAGGATGAGTTTCTTGGTGATTGTATGGTCCTTCACATTGAGAAGGAATATGCTGAATCTATTGACAATGAATCGGTGATCAAAGAGTTTGAAGCTTGTGGAACTCGTACAGTTAGATTTAGTTAG